The Neoarius graeffei isolate fNeoGra1 chromosome 10, fNeoGra1.pri, whole genome shotgun sequence genome has a segment encoding these proteins:
- the gpr173 gene encoding probable G-protein coupled receptor 173 isoform X2 gives MANGNESSDGSHNPLAAVVATTGGTVNGGASSAVSTYIKLVLLGLIICISLVGNLVVSLLVLRDRALHKAPYYFLLDLCLADTIRSAVCFPFVLVSIKNGSTWTYSVLSCKVVAFMAVLFCFHAAFMLFCISVTRYMAIAHHRFYSKRMTFWTCVAVVCMVWTLSVAMAFPPVFDVGTYKFIREEDQCIFEHRYFKANDTLGFMLMLAVLILATHVVYMKLLLFEYKHRKMKPIQMVPAISQNWTFHGPGATGQAAANWIAGFGRGPMPPTLLGIRQNLHNQNRRLLGMEEFKAEKQLGRMFYVREVMGKIICCHLNGMSSFFLLSWERVQG, from the exons ATGGCCAACGGAAACGAGAGTAGTGATGGGTCCCACAACCCCCTGGCAGCAGTTGTGGCTACTACGGGTGGCACAGTGAACGGAGGGGCTTCATCAGCTGTGTCTACCTACATCAAGCTTGTCCTGCTAGGGCTGATCATATGCATCAGCCTAGTGGGCAACCTGGTGGTATCTTTACTAGTGTTAAGGGACCGAGCCCTACACAAGGCCCCATACTATTTCTTGTTGGATCTTTGCTTGGCTGACACAATTCGGTCAGCAGTCTGCTTCCCCTTTGTACTAGTGTCCATCAAGAATGGCTCAACCTGGACCTACAGCGTACTCAGCTGCAAGGTGGTGGCTTTCATGGCCGTGTTATTCTGCTTCCACGCAGCCTTCATGCTGTTCTGCATTAGTGTCACACGGTACATGGCTATCGCCCACCATCGGTTCTATTCTAAGCGCATGACCTTCTGGACGTGTGTTGCCGTGGTGTGTATGGTCTGGACACTGTCGGTTGCTATGGCCTTTCCACCTGTATTTGATGTGGGCACCTACAAGTTTATCCGTGAAGAAGATCAGTGCATTTTTGAGCACCGTTACTTTAAGGCCAATGACACACTGGGATTCATGCTTATGCTGGCTGTGCTTATCCTAGCCACTCACGTGGTCTACATGAAGCTCTTGCTCTTCGAGTACAAGCACCGCAAGATGAAGCCCATCCAGATGGTACCCGCCATCAGCCAAAACTGGACCTTTCACGGGCCTGGAGCCACTGGCCAGGCAGCCGCCAATTGGATTGCAGGATTCGGCCGGGGCCCAATGCCACCTACCCTGTTGGGTATCAGGCAGAACTTGCACAACCAGAACCGACGACTGCTAGGCATGGAGGAGTTCAAGGCAGAGAAGCAGCTTGGCAGGATGTTTTAT gtTAGGGAGGTCATGGGGAAAATCATCTGCTGTCATCTAAATGGTATGTCTTCTTTTTTCTTGCTATCATGGGAAAGGGTTCAGGGCTAA
- the gpr173 gene encoding probable G-protein coupled receptor 173 isoform X1 codes for MANGNESSDGSHNPLAAVVATTGGTVNGGASSAVSTYIKLVLLGLIICISLVGNLVVSLLVLRDRALHKAPYYFLLDLCLADTIRSAVCFPFVLVSIKNGSTWTYSVLSCKVVAFMAVLFCFHAAFMLFCISVTRYMAIAHHRFYSKRMTFWTCVAVVCMVWTLSVAMAFPPVFDVGTYKFIREEDQCIFEHRYFKANDTLGFMLMLAVLILATHVVYMKLLLFEYKHRKMKPIQMVPAISQNWTFHGPGATGQAAANWIAGFGRGPMPPTLLGIRQNLHNQNRRLLGMEEFKAEKQLGRMFYVITLFFLVLWSPYIVACYWRVFVKACTIPHRYLSTTVWMSFAQAGVNPIICFFLNKDLKKGLLAHLPPCCRTKPQLPREPYCVM; via the coding sequence ATGGCCAACGGAAACGAGAGTAGTGATGGGTCCCACAACCCCCTGGCAGCAGTTGTGGCTACTACGGGTGGCACAGTGAACGGAGGGGCTTCATCAGCTGTGTCTACCTACATCAAGCTTGTCCTGCTAGGGCTGATCATATGCATCAGCCTAGTGGGCAACCTGGTGGTATCTTTACTAGTGTTAAGGGACCGAGCCCTACACAAGGCCCCATACTATTTCTTGTTGGATCTTTGCTTGGCTGACACAATTCGGTCAGCAGTCTGCTTCCCCTTTGTACTAGTGTCCATCAAGAATGGCTCAACCTGGACCTACAGCGTACTCAGCTGCAAGGTGGTGGCTTTCATGGCCGTGTTATTCTGCTTCCACGCAGCCTTCATGCTGTTCTGCATTAGTGTCACACGGTACATGGCTATCGCCCACCATCGGTTCTATTCTAAGCGCATGACCTTCTGGACGTGTGTTGCCGTGGTGTGTATGGTCTGGACACTGTCGGTTGCTATGGCCTTTCCACCTGTATTTGATGTGGGCACCTACAAGTTTATCCGTGAAGAAGATCAGTGCATTTTTGAGCACCGTTACTTTAAGGCCAATGACACACTGGGATTCATGCTTATGCTGGCTGTGCTTATCCTAGCCACTCACGTGGTCTACATGAAGCTCTTGCTCTTCGAGTACAAGCACCGCAAGATGAAGCCCATCCAGATGGTACCCGCCATCAGCCAAAACTGGACCTTTCACGGGCCTGGAGCCACTGGCCAGGCAGCCGCCAATTGGATTGCAGGATTCGGCCGGGGCCCAATGCCACCTACCCTGTTGGGTATCAGGCAGAACTTGCACAACCAGAACCGACGACTGCTAGGCATGGAGGAGTTCAAGGCAGAGAAGCAGCTTGGCAGGATGTTTTATGTAATCACCCTGTTTTTTCTGGTGCTGTGGTCACCATATATTGTGGCCTGTTACTGGCGGGTTTTTGTGAAAGCATGTACCATCCCACACCGGTACCTCTCCACTACGGTGTGGATGAGTTTTGCCCAAGCAGGGGTGAACCCCATTATCTGCTTTTTCCTTAACAAGGACCTCAAAAAGGGTCTGCTGGCCCATTTGCCTCCCTGTTGTAGAACTAAACCTCAACTACCCCGTGAGCCTTACTGTGTCATGTAA